A window from uncultured Desulfobacter sp. encodes these proteins:
- a CDS encoding NAD(P)H-dependent glycerol-3-phosphate dehydrogenase, with protein sequence MDIMNTKIGVVGAGAWGTALAKLLADKGFTLDHWAFEPEVKEEITLYRENKSFLPGFTLPPQLVPTNDLEKAVSGKDLVLMVVPSHCMRAVATQMKPFISPGTVLVSASKGIENKTHMTMTDILSEIIDFLPDHNFGVLSGPSFAKEVAAGLPTVVAAAAQKNEVAEFIQKVFSGPNFRVYVNHDIIGTQIGGAMKNVIAIAAGACDGMNMGLNPRAALITRGLTEMNRLGTRLGADPLTLSGLAGVGDLFLTCTGFLSRNYTVGKQIGQGKCLDDIISEMRMVAEGVKTTRSIYNMSKKLDVDLPICCEVYSVLFENSPVERTVERLMGRSLKHELAGVI encoded by the coding sequence ATGGATATTATGAATACAAAAATCGGCGTTGTCGGGGCCGGTGCCTGGGGAACGGCACTTGCCAAACTGCTTGCAGATAAAGGGTTTACCCTGGATCACTGGGCGTTTGAGCCCGAGGTAAAAGAGGAAATTACCCTTTACCGGGAAAACAAAAGTTTTTTGCCCGGGTTTACCTTGCCTCCGCAGCTTGTACCCACCAATGACCTTGAAAAGGCCGTGTCCGGCAAGGATCTCGTGCTCATGGTGGTGCCATCCCATTGCATGCGCGCCGTGGCCACACAGATGAAACCGTTTATCTCTCCGGGAACTGTGCTGGTCAGTGCGTCCAAAGGGATTGAAAATAAAACCCACATGACCATGACCGATATCCTGTCTGAAATCATAGATTTTCTGCCCGACCACAATTTCGGCGTGCTTTCGGGCCCAAGTTTTGCCAAGGAAGTGGCAGCCGGTTTGCCCACTGTGGTGGCCGCGGCCGCTCAGAAAAATGAGGTGGCTGAATTTATTCAGAAGGTGTTTTCCGGTCCTAATTTCCGGGTCTACGTCAACCACGATATTATCGGCACCCAGATCGGCGGGGCCATGAAAAACGTTATTGCCATTGCCGCAGGCGCCTGTGACGGGATGAATATGGGGCTTAATCCCAGGGCGGCATTGATCACCCGGGGTTTAACGGAAATGAACCGTCTGGGCACCCGCCTGGGCGCAGATCCCTTAACCCTTTCCGGGTTGGCCGGCGTAGGCGACCTGTTCTTGACCTGCACAGGATTTTTAAGCCGAAATTACACGGTCGGCAAACAGATTGGCCAGGGCAAGTGCCTGGATGACATCATTTCAGAAATGCGAATGGTCGCCGAAGGGGTCAAGACCACCCGGTCGATTTATAATATGTCCAAAAAGCTTGATGTCGATTTACCGATCTGTTGTGAAGTCTATTCCGTCTTGTTTGAAAACAGTCCTGTGGAAAGAACCGTAGAGCGGTTGATGGGCAGGTCATTGAAGCATGAGTTGGCAGGCGTGATCTAA
- a CDS encoding DJ-1 family glyoxalase III yields MTKRVMVPMAQGTEEMEAITIIDVLRRAGAKVTVASVDELQITAARGTKIIADCLICECKDQTFDLIAVPGGLPGAHNLAESEVLGQMLKAQASSGRLYGAICASPAVVLHHHGLITPGKVTCHPSFTQAIDNGNTQDLDVVVDGNCVTSRGGGTSLDFALELVARLFLPETVAEVRKGLAI; encoded by the coding sequence ATGACCAAACGTGTAATGGTTCCCATGGCCCAGGGAACTGAGGAGATGGAGGCTATCACCATCATTGATGTGCTCAGAAGGGCAGGGGCGAAAGTGACCGTTGCCTCTGTGGATGAATTGCAAATTACGGCGGCCCGGGGTACAAAGATAATTGCCGACTGTTTGATCTGCGAATGTAAAGATCAGACCTTTGATCTGATCGCCGTACCCGGTGGGCTTCCCGGGGCCCATAATCTGGCAGAATCTGAGGTGCTTGGGCAGATGCTCAAAGCCCAGGCCTCGTCCGGCAGGCTCTATGGTGCCATCTGCGCATCCCCTGCGGTTGTGCTGCACCACCATGGTCTTATTACCCCGGGAAAGGTCACATGCCACCCCTCTTTTACCCAGGCCATTGATAACGGCAATACCCAAGACCTTGATGTGGTGGTGGATGGCAATTGTGTTACATCACGGGGTGGCGGCACAAGTCTTGATTTTGCCCTGGAACTTGTGGCCCGGCTTTTTTTGCCGGAAACGGTGGCGGAAGTCCGTAAGGGATTGGCTATTTAG
- a CDS encoding BatD family protein, producing the protein MIKTGNISKMNRIFFTGMALALLLFSLPCTALAFTATAQVDQTRITPQDVVSLQVIVDGGEADVDTSAISGFQVNPAGTQSSRSYINGTWSHKVIYQYMLVPLKTGVLTIAPITCVRDGESVLTKEIKILVQKPSAQTSDDKGDFFAEATLSSSRIVPGQQAVYTIKLCAAKRIKGASFDTPSFKGLTAKQLTDWSKYTRTINGQAFMVNEAKYLVQADAPGQFTIDPAVFVAQVPMQRARQRDPFNSMFNDSFFRDSFFDTTPAKPVRVVSNPVDLTVTALPEYHGDQSFSGLVGNFSIASALDKTTVKTGESATLTVTIKGTGNIMDAALPALNLDMAKFKVYEDTPAQDVQVTEQGFTGHKVFKQALVASVPGKAVVPAIHLIFFDTDTNTYKTVTTAPLSLDVQPGGPSTVVDVVPAVNTEDNAAVVSKVEKSEVKMQNRDILDIKEEISSIHSQPSLSMAWFAFLVCLPAFGFGAASTALRFGAREKSLKAQYREKALEYLKKARKTSPEAPEFLPGLSSALTYAVLGLGGKGGQSLTREEARQILSRSGRDQETVDKVTRLMDTMDAARFGGKPMDENTAQKSLAQVASLIRTLMVVICAGVCLFMARGTGLAAQAHADTGIPKQVHAVQDNAGVFVDAVRAYKAGDYAAAAAQFEAIAATHVKNPDLFYNTGNAYLKAKDIGRAILWYERAKKLAPSDPDLKFNLAYAQSLLKDKREAGFSFADILYFWQGLVSLKWLQYTSVTLSFCFFIWATVQKIRGRQIFSAVGIFIFLIFAATTLAAGLEYNRINSDVKAVVLAEQADVRSGTMDNATLLFDLHAGTRVHVLEKKENYIKIRFAKDKVGWVACSKVGII; encoded by the coding sequence ATGATAAAGACTGGTAATATTTCCAAGATGAATCGAATATTTTTTACAGGCATGGCCCTGGCATTGCTGCTCTTTAGCCTACCTTGCACGGCCCTTGCCTTTACCGCCACAGCCCAGGTGGACCAGACCCGGATCACCCCCCAGGACGTTGTGTCATTGCAGGTGATCGTGGACGGCGGTGAGGCCGATGTGGATACATCCGCCATCTCCGGGTTTCAAGTGAATCCGGCCGGTACCCAGTCAAGCAGAAGCTATATCAACGGCACATGGAGCCATAAGGTTATCTACCAGTATATGCTGGTACCGCTGAAAACCGGTGTGCTGACCATTGCCCCCATCACCTGTGTCCGGGACGGTGAATCCGTGCTGACCAAAGAGATTAAAATCCTTGTCCAAAAACCTTCGGCCCAGACCAGTGATGACAAGGGCGATTTTTTTGCCGAAGCCACGTTGAGCAGCAGCCGCATCGTACCCGGCCAGCAGGCCGTCTATACCATAAAACTGTGTGCGGCAAAACGTATCAAAGGCGCCTCTTTTGATACGCCTTCGTTTAAAGGCCTGACAGCCAAGCAGTTGACGGACTGGTCTAAATACACCCGGACCATCAACGGGCAGGCCTTTATGGTCAATGAGGCAAAATATCTGGTTCAGGCCGATGCCCCCGGGCAGTTTACCATTGATCCGGCTGTATTTGTGGCCCAGGTGCCCATGCAACGGGCCAGACAGCGGGATCCGTTTAATTCGATGTTCAATGATTCATTTTTCCGGGATTCGTTTTTTGATACCACACCGGCAAAGCCTGTGCGCGTGGTGTCCAATCCTGTGGATTTGACGGTGACGGCCCTGCCGGAATATCACGGCGATCAGTCATTTTCTGGCCTTGTGGGAAATTTTTCCATCGCCAGTGCCCTGGATAAAACTACGGTGAAAACCGGTGAATCCGCCACATTGACCGTGACGATCAAGGGCACGGGAAATATTATGGATGCGGCGCTGCCTGCCCTGAACCTGGATATGGCTAAATTCAAAGTGTATGAGGACACCCCGGCCCAGGATGTGCAGGTCACCGAACAGGGATTTACAGGACACAAGGTGTTCAAGCAGGCCCTGGTGGCCTCAGTGCCCGGCAAGGCAGTTGTCCCGGCAATTCATCTGATCTTTTTTGATACGGACACAAATACATACAAGACGGTTACCACAGCACCGTTAAGCCTTGACGTCCAGCCCGGCGGTCCCTCCACGGTTGTGGATGTAGTGCCTGCCGTAAATACGGAAGACAACGCTGCGGTAGTATCCAAAGTTGAAAAATCCGAGGTCAAGATGCAGAACCGGGATATTCTGGATATCAAAGAGGAAATATCAAGTATCCATTCCCAGCCCAGTCTCTCCATGGCCTGGTTTGCTTTTCTGGTCTGCCTGCCGGCATTTGGTTTTGGAGCGGCAAGCACGGCTTTGCGGTTTGGTGCCAGGGAAAAATCCTTAAAAGCCCAATACCGTGAAAAAGCATTGGAGTATTTGAAAAAAGCGCGCAAAACCTCACCGGAAGCACCCGAATTTTTGCCGGGCCTGTCCTCAGCGCTGACCTATGCCGTGTTGGGTCTGGGCGGTAAAGGCGGCCAAAGCCTGACCCGGGAGGAGGCGCGTCAGATCCTCTCCCGCAGCGGCCGGGATCAGGAGACCGTGGATAAGGTTACCCGGTTGATGGATACAATGGATGCCGCCCGTTTCGGGGGCAAGCCCATGGATGAGAACACAGCACAAAAAAGTCTCGCCCAGGTGGCATCCCTGATCCGGACTCTGATGGTTGTGATCTGTGCAGGCGTCTGCCTTTTCATGGCACGGGGCACGGGACTTGCGGCCCAGGCTCACGCTGACACAGGTATCCCGAAACAAGTTCATGCCGTACAAGACAATGCCGGGGTATTCGTGGATGCGGTGCGCGCCTATAAAGCCGGTGATTATGCGGCGGCTGCCGCACAGTTTGAGGCCATTGCCGCAACCCATGTAAAGAACCCGGATCTTTTCTACAATACCGGTAATGCATATTTGAAAGCCAAGGATATAGGCCGGGCCATTCTCTGGTACGAACGGGCAAAAAAACTTGCCCCGTCCGACCCGGATCTGAAATTTAATCTGGCCTATGCCCAAAGTCTTTTAAAAGATAAACGAGAGGCCGGTTTTTCCTTTGCCGATATCCTCTATTTCTGGCAGGGACTGGTTTCGTTAAAATGGCTCCAGTATACCTCAGTCACACTTTCTTTTTGTTTTTTTATCTGGGCCACCGTTCAAAAGATCCGTGGCCGGCAGATTTTTTCAGCTGTCGGTATTTTTATTTTTCTGATCTTTGCCGCCACCACCCTGGCCGCAGGTCTTGAATACAACCGCATCAATTCGGATGTAAAGGCTGTTGTCCTTGCCGAACAGGCCGATGTCCGTTCCGGAACCATGGATAACGCCACCCTTTTATTTGACCTGCATGCAGGAACACGGGTTCATGTGCTTGAAAAAAAAGAGAATTATATAAAAATTCGCTTTGCCAAAGATAAGGTGGGGTGGGTGGCATGCAGCAAGGTTGGAATTATATAG
- a CDS encoding VWA domain-containing protein has translation MKFEHPYILFFLWGLLPLAGLMVYGIFRHKKILARYAAAVMYNHILTGFSYGPKWVKMILTLLAAGFAVVALASPLAGYRWEKTTQKGVDIMIALDCSRSMLAQDVSPTRLTRAKREIIDLTRLMHSDRAGLVAFSGAAVLQCPLTLDYNAFGIFLDALDPDYLPVGGTDLTAALETCYNGFDPSSTAGKAIILITDGEDTAGDEAALTQVVEKFAKEKIRIFAIGVGDPAGAPIPAKGGGFKKDSSGNIILSKVDETMLKKITAMTQGRYVRSVAGDMDLEQIYSGDILGTMERKELTQGRKKVWEKRFQWALLPCVLLLLAELLFPQGPGRKRGVKAGGSLICLAIAMGLMTPGIARAGLWTSPVKEGMQAWDNKQYDQAKKHFIDAQLENPDDPRLYYNIGTAAYAAGDYDLAESNFAQALNAKDRDLKHKALYNLANTRYRKNHLDKAVEDYQNLLKEFPDDVQAKENLAFVKKKLEEQKQQQQDQKNKDAKDKDQDKKDQKKDQDKQQTQDNSKKDQGDQNPGKQNQQNSQGQKDQSQKQNQGQNKQQGQKSQSDKNEQNNPEKNEQQPKQPQGDKQQDNQAQEAQSQAAQAGKEGKDQNSQNMQPAQSKMLENRLNRLEDKPGMALMPITGAPNNDKDW, from the coding sequence ATGAAATTTGAACATCCATATATTCTGTTTTTTTTGTGGGGACTTCTGCCGTTGGCAGGATTGATGGTGTACGGGATTTTCCGGCATAAGAAAATTCTTGCCCGGTATGCGGCTGCTGTCATGTACAACCATATTCTGACCGGGTTTTCATATGGCCCCAAGTGGGTAAAAATGATTCTGACCCTGCTTGCCGCAGGATTTGCCGTGGTGGCCCTGGCAAGCCCTCTGGCCGGCTACCGCTGGGAAAAAACCACCCAGAAAGGGGTGGATATCATGATCGCCCTGGATTGTTCGCGCAGCATGCTGGCCCAGGATGTCTCTCCCACACGGCTCACCCGGGCCAAACGCGAAATCATTGACCTGACCCGGTTGATGCATTCGGACCGGGCGGGACTTGTGGCCTTTTCCGGGGCTGCTGTACTGCAATGCCCGTTGACCCTTGATTATAATGCATTCGGGATTTTCCTTGATGCCCTGGACCCCGATTATCTGCCGGTCGGGGGAACGGATTTGACGGCAGCCCTTGAGACCTGTTACAACGGGTTTGATCCGTCATCCACTGCGGGAAAAGCCATCATTTTGATCACAGACGGTGAGGATACTGCCGGTGATGAGGCTGCGCTGACCCAGGTGGTGGAAAAATTTGCCAAAGAAAAAATCCGGATTTTCGCCATCGGCGTGGGAGACCCGGCCGGAGCACCGATTCCGGCCAAGGGCGGCGGATTTAAAAAAGATAGTTCAGGCAATATCATTTTGTCTAAAGTGGACGAAACCATGCTTAAAAAAATTACGGCCATGACCCAGGGGCGGTATGTCCGGTCCGTGGCCGGGGATATGGATCTTGAGCAGATCTATTCCGGTGATATTCTGGGCACCATGGAGCGAAAGGAATTGACCCAGGGCCGTAAAAAAGTCTGGGAAAAGCGCTTCCAGTGGGCTTTGCTTCCCTGTGTTCTACTGCTGCTTGCAGAATTGCTCTTTCCCCAAGGGCCGGGACGAAAACGCGGTGTTAAGGCTGGCGGTTCTTTGATTTGCCTGGCCATTGCCATGGGCCTGATGACCCCGGGGATTGCCCGGGCCGGGTTGTGGACCTCTCCGGTCAAAGAGGGCATGCAGGCCTGGGATAACAAGCAATACGACCAGGCAAAAAAGCATTTTATCGACGCCCAGCTTGAGAACCCGGATGACCCGCGTCTTTATTATAATATTGGTACGGCTGCCTATGCTGCCGGGGATTATGACCTGGCTGAATCCAACTTTGCCCAGGCCTTGAATGCCAAGGACAGGGATTTGAAACACAAGGCCCTGTATAACCTTGCCAACACCCGTTACCGCAAAAATCATCTGGATAAGGCCGTGGAAGATTATCAGAATCTGCTCAAGGAATTTCCCGATGACGTCCAGGCCAAAGAAAATTTGGCCTTTGTAAAGAAAAAGCTTGAAGAGCAAAAACAGCAGCAGCAAGACCAGAAGAATAAAGACGCCAAAGATAAAGATCAGGATAAAAAAGACCAAAAGAAAGATCAGGATAAACAACAGACTCAAGACAATTCCAAAAAGGATCAGGGGGATCAAAACCCCGGCAAGCAAAATCAGCAGAACAGCCAGGGTCAAAAGGATCAGTCCCAAAAACAAAATCAGGGACAGAATAAACAACAGGGGCAAAAAAGCCAGTCGGATAAAAACGAGCAAAATAATCCTGAAAAAAATGAGCAGCAACCCAAGCAGCCTCAAGGGGATAAGCAACAGGATAACCAGGCACAAGAGGCCCAATCCCAAGCGGCTCAGGCAGGAAAAGAGGGAAAAGATCAAAACAGCCAAAACATGCAGCCGGCCCAGTCAAAAATGCTTGAAAATCGTCTCAACCGTCTGGAAGATAAACCCGGCATGGCCCTGATGCCCATAACCGGAGCGCCTAACAATGATAAAGACTGGTAA
- a CDS encoding VWA domain-containing protein → MFRFASPWFLLLLLLPWIWLLVHTAKNTSRFSFKWLPKSSGHSLRVSSLTGTRRVPFSFAVLLARLMPLVKVLALSLMIIALARPQAGERKVNVDTQGVNIVLALDLSGSMKALDFKQEGKIVTRLDAVKSVVSDFIMKREGDRIGLVVFGTHAFTQVPLTRDYNTIAFMLDHLKIGAAGPNTAIGDALGISLKRLEDIQSKSNIIILLTDGKSNAGELSWQEAAKIAAQRNVKIHTIGVGSKGKAPFLVNGLFGQQYVYRQVDMDWDALDSIAKQTGGTFFKAKDTESLESIYKMIDSMEKTKVKVDKWVDYKELYSLFLIPGLLLYLACLVLGSTRLIELP, encoded by the coding sequence ATGTTTCGATTTGCCTCCCCATGGTTTTTGCTGCTGCTCCTTTTGCCCTGGATCTGGCTGCTGGTTCACACGGCCAAAAATACAAGCCGGTTTTCATTTAAATGGCTGCCTAAGTCTTCGGGACACAGTCTCCGGGTCTCCAGTCTGACCGGCACACGCCGGGTACCTTTCAGTTTTGCTGTGCTACTGGCCCGGCTGATGCCCCTGGTAAAGGTGCTGGCCCTGAGTCTGATGATCATTGCCCTTGCCCGGCCCCAGGCCGGTGAGCGCAAGGTCAATGTGGATACCCAGGGGGTGAATATTGTCCTGGCCCTTGACCTGTCCGGTTCCATGAAAGCCCTTGATTTTAAACAGGAGGGCAAAATCGTCACCCGCCTTGACGCGGTCAAAAGTGTGGTGTCCGATTTTATCATGAAGCGGGAAGGGGACCGCATCGGCCTTGTGGTGTTCGGCACCCATGCCTTTACCCAGGTGCCCTTGACCCGGGACTACAACACCATTGCGTTTATGCTGGATCATTTGAAGATCGGGGCAGCCGGACCCAATACCGCCATTGGCGATGCCCTGGGTATCTCTCTTAAACGCCTGGAAGATATTCAATCCAAATCCAACATTATTATTCTGCTCACCGACGGTAAGAGCAATGCCGGAGAACTGTCCTGGCAGGAGGCAGCCAAGATCGCCGCCCAACGCAACGTTAAAATCCATACCATCGGTGTGGGGTCCAAGGGTAAGGCTCCTTTTCTCGTGAACGGGCTTTTCGGCCAGCAGTATGTGTACCGGCAGGTGGATATGGACTGGGATGCCCTGGATTCAATTGCCAAGCAGACCGGCGGCACGTTCTTTAAGGCCAAGGACACCGAAAGCCTTGAATCCATCTATAAAATGATCGATTCCATGGAAAAGACAAAGGTCAAGGTGGACAAATGGGTGGATTACAAAGAGCTCTATTCCCTGTTTTTGATCCCAGGCCTCCTGCTTTACCTGGCGTGTCTGGTGCTTGGGAGCACACGGCTGATTGAACTGCCCTAA
- a CDS encoding DUF58 domain-containing protein yields MIPAHIIKKIKQIHVKSRKTVNTLMAGQYRSVFKGSGIEFEEVREYAPGDDVKTIDWNVSARTGKVFVKLFREERESIVMLLIDMSASLGFGTHSGSKLEKVAELASVLAFNAIKNNDKVGVIFFTDQVEKYIPPKKGSAHIWRVIKEIFTFAPKGVGTDVACALDFMAKISKKRSFAFVISDYLSPEYEKSLRLLNRRHEVVGMRVFDEGAFHLPCAGIVRIKDFETGEETLMDAGSKKMRQWYTDQRQKIHTQTESLFTKARVDLVDVTTDDSVSDVLTRYFMLRERRR; encoded by the coding sequence ATGATTCCTGCCCATATCATAAAAAAGATCAAGCAGATTCATGTAAAGTCCCGAAAAACCGTCAACACCCTGATGGCCGGGCAGTACAGGTCTGTGTTTAAGGGCTCGGGCATTGAATTTGAAGAGGTGCGCGAGTACGCCCCGGGCGATGATGTCAAGACCATTGACTGGAACGTTTCGGCGCGTACGGGCAAGGTGTTTGTCAAACTTTTCAGGGAAGAGCGCGAATCCATTGTGATGCTGCTCATCGACATGAGCGCCTCTTTGGGGTTCGGGACCCATTCGGGCAGCAAACTTGAAAAGGTGGCTGAACTGGCATCGGTTCTGGCATTCAACGCCATTAAAAATAACGACAAGGTGGGGGTGATTTTTTTCACGGATCAGGTGGAAAAGTATATCCCGCCCAAAAAGGGTTCGGCCCACATCTGGCGGGTGATCAAGGAAATTTTTACCTTTGCGCCCAAGGGCGTGGGAACCGATGTTGCCTGTGCTTTGGATTTTATGGCCAAAATCAGCAAAAAGCGCAGTTTTGCCTTTGTCATTTCCGATTATCTGAGTCCTGAATACGAAAAGAGCCTGCGTCTTTTAAACCGGCGGCACGAGGTGGTGGGGATGCGTGTCTTTGATGAGGGGGCCTTTCATTTGCCCTGTGCCGGTATTGTGCGGATAAAGGATTTTGAAACCGGGGAAGAGACCCTGATGGATGCGGGCAGCAAAAAAATGCGGCAATGGTATACAGATCAGCGGCAGAAAATTCATACCCAGACCGAATCCTTGTTTACCAAAGCCCGGGTGGATCTTGTGGATGTCACAACAGATGACAGTGTGTCCGATGTATTGACCCGGTATTTCATGCTTCGGGAGCGCAGACGCTGA